A single region of the Actinoplanes sp. SE50/110 genome encodes:
- the fahA gene encoding fumarylacetoacetase: MTWLHLPEATGFGLTNLPYGIFSTPAGTAAGSPTAPGAAPRPADTPRPAGSAAPVPGARTGVAIGDHVLDLAGLTGDPVHATGSLNAFMAQGPDTWAALRSMITTWLTDPAHQERVTPHLVPRDGVTMHLPFEVADYVDFYSSRDHAENLGRMFRPGSPALTPNWTHLPIGYHGRAGTVQLSGTPVTRPQGQSLVDGTPALGPSRRLDIEAEVGFVVGTPSPLGTPVPLSDFPAHVFGVCLVNDWSARDLQSWEYVPLGPFLGKSFLTSISPWVVPLAALSAARVKAPTRDEPLLPYLDDSAEPWGLDLTLEVRLNGHVISRPPFAGMYWTPAQQLAHMTINGASLRTGDLYASGTISGPTRDQRGSLIELSWNASDPLTLPDGSTRSFLEDGDEITITATAPSPDGSRLSFGTVTGRVLPAR, from the coding sequence ATGACTTGGCTCCACCTGCCCGAAGCCACCGGTTTCGGCCTCACCAACCTGCCCTACGGCATCTTCTCCACCCCGGCCGGCACCGCCGCCGGCTCTCCCACCGCACCCGGCGCCGCGCCACGCCCGGCCGACACGCCCCGGCCGGCCGGTTCGGCGGCCCCCGTGCCCGGCGCGCGGACCGGTGTCGCGATCGGTGACCACGTGCTGGATCTGGCCGGGCTGACCGGTGATCCGGTGCACGCGACCGGTTCGCTGAACGCGTTCATGGCGCAGGGCCCGGACACCTGGGCCGCCCTGCGCTCGATGATCACCACCTGGCTGACCGATCCGGCCCATCAGGAGCGGGTGACTCCGCACCTGGTGCCCCGCGACGGGGTCACCATGCACCTGCCGTTCGAGGTGGCGGACTACGTCGACTTCTACAGTTCCCGGGACCACGCCGAGAACCTGGGCCGCATGTTCCGCCCGGGTTCACCGGCGCTGACCCCGAACTGGACCCACCTGCCGATCGGCTACCACGGCCGGGCCGGAACGGTGCAGCTGTCCGGCACCCCGGTCACCCGCCCGCAGGGCCAGTCGCTGGTCGACGGCACACCCGCCCTCGGCCCGTCCCGCCGCCTCGACATCGAAGCCGAGGTCGGTTTCGTGGTGGGCACCCCGTCTCCGCTGGGCACCCCGGTCCCCTTGTCCGACTTCCCGGCCCACGTCTTCGGCGTCTGCCTGGTCAACGACTGGTCCGCCCGCGATCTGCAGTCCTGGGAGTACGTTCCCCTGGGCCCGTTCCTCGGCAAGTCGTTCCTGACCTCGATCTCGCCGTGGGTCGTCCCGCTGGCCGCCCTGTCCGCCGCCCGGGTCAAGGCTCCCACCCGGGACGAGCCCCTGCTCCCCTACCTGGACGACAGCGCCGAACCGTGGGGCCTGGACCTCACCCTGGAGGTCCGGCTGAACGGCCACGTCATCAGCCGCCCCCCGTTCGCCGGCATGTACTGGACCCCCGCCCAGCAGCTCGCCCACATGACGATCAACGGCGCCTCCCTGCGCACCGGCGACCTGTACGCCTCCGGCACCATCAGCGGCCCCACCCGCGACCAGCGAGGCTCCCTGATCGAACTCTCCTGGAACGCCTCGGACCCGCTGACCCTCCCGGACGGCTCCACCCGCTCGTTCCTCGAGGACGGCGACGAGATCACCATCACCGCGACAGCCCCCTCCCCCGACGGCTCCCGCCTCTCCTTCGGCACCGTCACCGGCCGCGTCCTTCCCGCCCGGTGA